GTGAAGCATCAAGTTGGAACTAATGAACTTCGTGAATAATCGTAAATTGTGTATGCGAGGTTTGCTCAAAAAGGGGAGAGAGTTGGACAAAGAACggtacgtatatgtatgtatacatgtgctCATTACATTCCCTTCACTTTCCTCTATATGTGGACACATCGCTGACACTTCGCTCTGTACTCGTTCTTCTACGTAACAACTAGCGAACAGACTGTTCTGCATTCGTAGAAAAACACATAACATATAGACACAGCCCCTCTATCGCTATAGATAATAAATCTCGTATTGGGTTATTTCAGCGTGTAATTATGCACATAAAAACAACTTTCGCCGGCGTGTCCGTGTAGTCACCAGCGTCGGCAAGAACTAAACCCCTTTTCGCCACGTTCCTCTCATTTCGGTGACAGTGCTGTATATACAGCCGTCGACTAAATGAACGACAGACTAGACATATCGAACGAACAAATTACAAACGTTGACTTCCCAATGTTAAAAAAATCCAGTGTTTAGAGACTACTATGTTTACATGGGGTTCGTATGAACCGAAGATAAAATTTGCAGGCTGTTGCCATTTGTCGGGGAAATGTGCGACTTACGTGTACACAAGCACCGACGTCTGGGTTTACGTGATCTCCCATTGCATACGGTTGTCGGTAAAGGGACACACATTTAACGCAGTTTAGCTGAAGGGTATTTTAATCTAAGACCCATGTTGCTAAATCGTGTTGATATTTGATTCATTTTGAACAGATATATACATTTAGAGATTTTCAATGAGAGGTTTCGAAATGGGGAGTTTTCATCGGGAGCATAGCTTACGATCGAAATGTTCTGACCTCTGAAACTTATTCGAATAACGGTTCTTGCGAATTACCATACCGAAAGCGTGGAATTACtctaaaatatgttttgatGTGACTTCAATCGTCATGGGCCACCATACTAACGAAAACTCAGCTCAAAGTTGTTTACGTTTTATGGAAGTGTGTTTGAATTTATCGTAATTTCTatgaaattggaaaaaaaaatgtcttatCAAATCATGATTTAAATTTCACAGTTTGATAAGAATGTTGATGCGAAAATGTGACCGATAAGAGCCTTACCATGTTCGGAAatatcatcatcgtcgtcatcgtctTCTGGGAGTAATCTTTTGTGACAATTTGTGTCATTGACGTCGTGTATATCTGGATCGTTTAATTCTGGAGATAGCATCATATTCTGTCGGTTAGCATGAAGTccatcattattattactgttAGTTCTGCTATCAGGTGTTGAGATGTGATTAGACGTGTCATTATTCAAACACTCAGTACGTTTAACGTCGCCCAAAATGTCTCTGATCAGAAATGATGATGTAGCAGTCCTAGGAGCTTCGACAGGGAGGTTTTGACGGTGCAAAGCTTCACCACTTTCTTGCATTTTGTGAGTATTGGTTGCAACTATGGAGAAAGAAATATGATTTGCTTCTCCAGCGTGGTGATTTCGATCAAATTCTTCATCTGAAGTACTGCTGAGGCCTCGTCCTCCTTCGCTGTCGCTATCGCTATACGCATGCCTCTCTTGTGTAGGTGCAACCAATGTTTTTATTTCGTTGGGTAGTTTTACAGAAGACATTATGAATACGATTATAAGGTTTCAAAGGATTTGAAAAATACGGCGATGATTGAAAGAAAATGTTTCAGGAGAGTTGACGTGACTTGGTAACAACACACCGCGCACTACCGTTCCCAGTCTTATGATCTCGGGAGAACCCTCTGTGTGTTGAACTGTGTGAATACGTACAGATTCCGTTGCTGCTCCAACAACCACAACCAACGAATACTACTGCATATTACACCTAGAAAATATAAGAAGAAGTATGAAATGAACGGATGCAGAAATATGGAAATAAATTCACGTTTAGAAAATCTTCCATCTTCGATGTAAAATTGAAAACGATGTAATCTATAGATGTGGAAAACTATTACTattacagaaaaaaacacaacttCTTGTTAATTCGATTCTTACAGTGATGTAAAACAGCTATTAAATGCTTGTCGGTCAATAGTACATCTCAAGATATCGCTATTGAGTACTTTGTTGTCGGCTCTTACTCGAAACAAATTAGAGAGTAGCTGTATACAAGCAAGACCAAGCTATTGCCATATTCGTATAGGTGACTGTCTACCGATAACTATAATCTATATTACAACTGACAGCTTGGCTTCTGAATAATGCACAGCTTTATTCACCCAAGCCAATGAGAGTTCGTGTCTGCTGATACGGAACGCCCTCTGTTTTCAATGCACGGACTATTTTCATCGAAGGGATCAAACAAGAAGCTGGTCACGTGATGGGGAAGCTGCGaacaaaagaatattttcaaCACAGATTTGTGACTTGGGTCTGGATGTGATAGGCTGTTCTATCGAGTGGTGTCAATGACTAGCCGATTATCAACCAACTGTGGACTTATGTTGAGTTGGGTCAGAACAAATACTTTTTCCCCCTAAAACGTCCATAATACCACGTACCCATATCTTTTCTTACCTCGACAAATCAATTTTCGAGAAGTGAAATGCGTATTGAGgttgatgttttcaaaaattCTTTTCTATCACAAGAAACTTTTTAAAATAGCTTTTattgttaaaataattacaatcaaAACACATGTCTTtttttataatgaaataattttcGGGAAATAAACTTGGAAATAGTGTCAACGCAACTTTATATCCTACTTCGTTGACATTTTTTCTCTGTATTATACCCGCGAATCTATGCCATTTCACCTTGTTATGTGTTAATTTGATGTATGTTGTGTTCAGAATTGTATCTTCTACGCCATTTGAAATATCGTGTGGTGACTAGACACAGGATCAATGCAAAagaataacacacacacatatccataACAGTAGTGTGTTACAACATTGTCTGGATTCAAACACTGCCTTTCACATTGGTGGTTCAAGGTAAACATGTCCACAGTTTAACATTCAATGCAGTATACTCACAAGTCGATTTAGATAACAGCTcaaacaaaattaatacaaattaatacaaaaataaaaacaaatttcgtAAATccctttttttatttgtttgactGAGCCCTGGCTTGAAAGAAAAACACAGATGTACACTTAACGAGAAAGATTTGAATGGGTAAGGATTgggaatgtattgtgtatggaGGTTGGGACATACAGCAatctaaaaatgaaacattagGTTGATAGTTGTGATGATAGGTGGGGGGTGAACGAGTAAACATGGACAGATTGTTTTCCAAAGGCTGCAAGATGAGTGTAACATGAGCACAGAGAAGGGTCGGGgatagtgtatatgtatgtatgtatgtatgtatgtatgtatgtatgtatgtatgtatgtatgtatgtatgtatgtatgtatgtatgtatgtatgtatgtatgtatgtatgtatgtgtgtgtgtgtatgcatgtatgtatgtatgtatgtatgtgtgtgtatgtatgtatgtatgtatgtatgtgtgtgtatgtatgtatgtatgtatgtatgtatgtatgtgtgtgtatgtatgtatgtatgtatgtatgtatgtatgtatgtatgtatgtatgtatgtatgtatgtatgtatgtatgtatgtatgtatgtatgtatgtattcgtaCCCTTTAGTGCTACCTCAATGTATCAACTTCTGTTGTCTTTAAGTTATCATCGAGGTATTCCTGCAAACCCCATTTCCACCATTTCCACATCttatatattgttttaatataaagGACTAATCTAAATTCATCCAGTTCATGATTTCAATTCTCTGGTCAACAGAATACGCATGTCGCGATGGTTGCAAATGTTTGAGTCAATCGAAAGAGTCATGACAGagtttatgaaaaaaaagaaaacaactgtTTTGACGTACAAGTCGTTGAATATAACGTGACATTGATTCAACCTCCTTAACTTATTTTACAAACCGTTGTTAGGTGTAAAAGAAGGGGAGGGGTGACGCAGTGATACGATGGTGACGTTTTTGATCTCGACAACTAATACATGGATGGGAACATTTGATCATTCCAAAGGAACTTAAAGAAGTCGCAGACATGATTATGAAGCTGACACAAAAGCcacaaaaacatcaaaatcgGGTCATGTTGCCATACAAGTTTTATGTTTCACCTTACCTCTTTTACAGAACTTAGATGCTAAGAAATTGTGGCGCGAAAGGTCAAAAGTTGGTTCAGTAAATTTTTTATTGTCTGTGGGCGCTTAGAGAGAATTCATGActgaatacattttattgtagACTTGGACAAACACTGAAGTGCcgctttttttaaaaaacagaaCAATTATCACGCTTTCATTGATAAGCTGCTAACTAATACATATAGCAACGATCTCTTCAAATTATTGTGTGTCCACCTGCTTGCAAACCCTCAGTCTTATTGATACGATTTTAACTAGTTTGTTTTTTCAATCTCCAAACAAAACTGACTCCATGTATATTGAAACAAAGAGGGTGCATCCTAATGAGGCAGTCTAGAGGATTACAGCAGATCGCATTTCTCAACGACAAAGAGGATGGTGCCAAACTATATGCAAATCCTTGGGTCATCATGGAGGAAACGGTGTGTAGGCATTTTGTTAAATTTAGTGAGAACAGGCACGTATTACTCTAAGAAAGCAAAACTCCATTTTGCAATTAAGTTCTCTATGGGTACTAAGTAGACCTGGTTGTTGTAATGGCATGAACGCTATTATACCCGACAAAGTGATTGGTTGGATATTGGTGTTGAAGATTTAACTTTTTACTTGCACAAATTGAAGTTCGACTGTAACTGACTCAAACACAATGTCATTGCATTCTAACGTTAACATTTCAACTAACACTGTTATAAAGACATCAATAACAGTACGTGACATCCATAGCCCTGCTCAGAAATATGACATTGCTGGTCTTACCAGGTACATTTGAGGTTAAAGAcatgagtatatatatacaatctaAGCAATCTAAACTTCTCGTCCTTAATTAAAAGCAGAAAAATGTCTTCAATATCAAGTAGAAAATTGTCACAAACGATCACATTATACCCGGATGACGTCGAGTAGTCAATTCACACTCTTAGGCATAACCCTACTCGAAATATGACATTGCTGATGCTACCAGGCTGAAGGcataacatacacaaatgtaagCGATCTGAACTTCTCGCCCTCTTCTCCTATACACTTTAGTGTATTGTCAAAACATTTCCAATTACACCAGGATGCTATTATTTGACCCAAGTTACCGATTAATTCACACTTTTCGTTCCCGAAATATATCGATTAACTTGAAAGATAAGTCGACTTTCTGTTGACGTAAACTTGAtcataatgttttgtttataatgACAATTGATTTGTTTCACCAACAGGTGTCCTTTTATTTCAACCATGACTCATACTACATGAATATGAGACTATGTAATCCAAAATACAATCTCATAAGGAAGGCTTTCCTTTTGAAATTAGAGCCTTGAAATTTAGGTTATGTCATCAAGTCAAACGAACAATTTCAATCGATTGCAAATATATAAAGATAAAACATCCCGTAAAATGTGTATACTGGCACGCTGTTCACGATTTATAGCGGTAAAAGTTTTAAACTCCTGTTAGAAAAATAAAAGTAGTGTTAAATTGTTATAAGCCAAAACCAATAACTTCACGACCCGACAGTGACGTCAGCGACTACAGCATCGGACAATACCATCCAATAAGACAGTTTGTTAGTCTCACATAGTGGTCAATTTCAGATTATGTACTAATAAAAAGAGTTTGTTTAGTCCTTCGTTGCGAGGTCGACGAAATACAACTGAACTGTATTCCCAAGGAATATACGTCCCATGAGGGTGATAAACCGATCAAAAAAAGAAAACGGAACTTGAAATAGGTTCCTAACTAGTTAATTGGATCTTCAGTACTCCTTACTTCATCCTTTTTAAAAGAAATCTCCACCACCTTTATAATCCCATTTCGAGTTCAATGAAATTCTGTGGTAGCTTTTATCTAGCAAACATAAAGAAATGCAATATGTCGCTTCTTTATTCCATTGCTGGTGTTGCTTACTTCATCCACGTGTAAATTAAACTTCACTGCCATTCAATATTTCACTAGCTAgtttataaaactattctaaAACTATTGAAATGTTAAAGTTTGCTAATCattataaaacatttcaataatttaaaagTTTATTTGTCAAAGTAAACCAGTTTTGTAATCGTAATCACCAAGCAATAATTATTCCAACCACCGAAATGAGGTTCATGTCTTTATATTTGTCTGTATCATTACCCTTTTATGTATATTACCATTTTTCTTTCttcctgtctctctgtctctctcaccctctctctctcactatatttctgtctgtctgtctgtctgtctgtctgtctgtctgtctgtctgtctgtctgtctgtctgtcttgctgtctttctgtctgtcaatgtttctctttctgtctctgtctgtctttgccTCTCTacctctctcactctctctcactatgtgtctatctatctgtctgtctgtctgtctgtctgtctgtctgtctgactgcctATGTTTCTCTTTCAGACTTTTTTGTCTCTCTGACTCTACCCTGtcgctctgtctctgtctgtctgtctgtctgtctgtctgtctgtctgtctgtctgtctgtctgtctgtctgtctctgcttCCAACCACCATAGACATTTAttttcatctctctctctctctctctctctctctctctctctctctctctctctctctctctctctctctctctctctctctctctctctctctctctctctctctctctctctctctccaaccACCATGCacgtttattttcatttttcctttTCACAAAGAATGAAATTCTGTCGTCGAGTCGCCAAAATTGATTTGAACTCAAGACCTTTACACCTAGTGTCGGTTAGTGTAGTTCACTTCATTGGGAACGTAACGGGCGTAGAATCATGAATAATTCAAGTATTACGGTTATACGTTTTTGAGGACAATTTATCGCATGTACACTTAATCATTTTACCCATAGCTCCGTGAAAGCAACACAATTGGACAACGTTGTCGATTTCATAGTTGGCCATCACAAACCAGTCATGGTTGTCTAGTCATCGCTTATTATAAAATTCATGAGCTTCTTTTTCTTAAAGTCCCAACTgtaaaattttcatttctttaaatttgGAGTCGTGATGGTGATTACATGATGGTAAGTATTATGTCATAATTTGTTATCGAATTAAAACATCtggacttttaaaaaaaatctattttgatttttttaaagaagatGTGCACGATTTTCTAATGAATCGTGAAGGTCTGGGAAATATTAGTAATAATCATTCAGTAAGCCGGAACTTTTATAAAGTGAGATATGCAACCAACATGATAGAGttttatatttaattaattataaatCTTTACTTgttatgtgaaaaaaaaaaattgtttccttcaataaatttttaaatattcatcTAATGTAGTcctccatttttttttaaatcccagTTGCCAAGTAAGTTCTGGTAAGTCCATTAGTATATGAGCTGTCACTttttacatagatattttgcAGTCACCCACTCACATACGAGAATACATGTAGGGTTTTTTTAAGTTATCTTACTCAactaaagaaagaaaaaagccCGTCGACTTAAGCAAGTTTAATGTCTATCGTAAAACGGAAGGAAAAAGGATTGAAGTCGTAGAAGATTTTGGGTACATGATTTACCATACCCAAAATATCGAGATCTCCTTGATAAAGGATGTACATCTAATTGacaaatttgatttcaaataattGCATTTCTGGTctcaatatttgacaatttgtcattagttttatgaaaaaaatgaaacttatTTAGTGGGGAGGGGGAGTTAGGTTCCACTCAAATCACAACATCATTAGCAAGTCCCACACAGACCTTGATTGGGGAAGTTATACGTTCTGTGTTTAGTACATAATGATGGGATCCTGTACTCGTTCTAGAAAATCCGTGAGATATCGTACATACGAGGGATTAGAAAGGAGCCATGAACACGGTTGTTAAGTGCATCGTTTGGTGCTATGTACGCAACGATGTGGCTTAGTACGGATTAAGGGATAATCTCTATACACTCATTTGCCATGTCGCCCAAGACTTTATTTGCTGCTAGAGATTTCCGATGAAACCgcattaaaataaagaaaatctATGCTCAAAGTCTTCACTAATGTTATCGATAACAATATCTATATATCGACTGTGTGTCAGTCGTAGCCAACTTAGCCACAATGTTCTTAATACGTGACATGCGGAAAAACTATATATCATGATTTAGGATTTGTTTTTGTGAAACATGGTCAGGTGGCCGTTGTTTGCTTTTATTCGTTTGGCAGTACCAGTTGAGTGTATCTCCTGGTTTTTACCAATCCTACTGTCAACGGCCCAGAATGGTGTGCATTGCGAAGGCGGTATGCGTAGGCAACTTCGCACTATCGGGTAATGATGAATATGTCATTCGTCTAACATGACAGTTGGCCGTACACTATTAACAAAACCGGTCggtttttcctttgttttcGTCGCTTACTGGTTAggaattgtttttaaaaaaacctgCAAGACCAGACAATCGTGTGTCGATGAAAAACACACTTATATCAAATTCATAGCTTTTGAGTGCCTGGAAATATCATTCGCTGTAAGCGGGAAGATTGACGGGGAACGTGTGCACAGACAAATGTGTCAGTGCCGGCACTATGCCGTTTACAGGAATACACAATCACAAGAACACCAGAGTCAGAACCATGAAATTGGTATCTCAAATAATGGAATTTTGAACGCACCATCTTGAATTTCGTTCTAGCCGATTACTCAAAAACCATATATTATAGAGACATCTGACTACACCCGTTTGTTATCGAATCCCAACGTCATGTTCATCTGGCCACAAGTACCAAATTTCAATTTGTCTTCATTGTACAAGACCTTGGAGTGTGTATCCAACCCTTTCAACTGACACAGCTTTGTTTAGCATAAAAGCTTTTGAGTTGTTAAGGGGAGAGTATCAGTTTGTTTTAAGCTTTGAGGGGGCATTTATAAACAAAGTTTTGGAGGAGGAGAGTGTAGTAGGAGTAAAAGTCggacaattttaaaaataagaatTGATACAAGCCTGTTGATTCCTTTaattaagagagagagagagagagagagagagagagagagagagagagagagagagagcgagagcgagagcgagagagagagagagagagagagagagagagagagagagagagagagagagagagagagagagagagagagagagagagagagagagagagggggggggagagagaggggcgggcgggagggagggaggggaaaGGAATGGATTCGTAAACTAACTGGGGAATAGACAACTGGAAATAATATAGACATACAGATAGGCTAATAGAAAAAAAGGATACTAAAGAAATGATAAGAAATTTCGGTAGTTCTTATGAATTGTTACAAATTGTACTAAAATGAAGATACTCCGTTTTCACACGTTTCGTTAAAATCTGAATATGACAATTACAAACTTCAAACCGCTGTCATGAATAATTTCAAACTTCAAAAGCcatgttttcataaatattcGTGTTGCCCATATTCTTTGTTCCCATTACAAGTAAATTCGTCTTTGTTTAAGACACGAAGTAAAGTGCTTATATTCAAAGGGTACGATTCCA
The nucleotide sequence above comes from Glandiceps talaboti chromosome 10, keGlaTala1.1, whole genome shotgun sequence. Encoded proteins:
- the LOC144441490 gene encoding barH-like 2 homeobox protein, with translation MSSVKLPNEIKTLVAPTQERHAYSDSDSEGGRGLSSTSDEEFDRNHHAGEANHISFSIVATNTHKMQESGEALHRQNLPVEAPRTATSSFLIRDILGDVKRTECLNNDTSNHISTPDSRTNSNNNDGLHANRQNMMLSPELNDPDIHDVNDTNCHKRLLPEDDDDDDDISEHEKDNEISSSRDSPSSRAKKPRKARTAFTDHQLNTLERSFERQKYLSVQERMDLAASLNLTDTQVKTWYQNRRTKWKRQMQVGFEFLETGSFNPLHSILPRPSPYFYHPNQAIINGMDSLYNIHGQRPVFPRVFLHGIQHHLNHLPVTPRPLHPGQSLPH